One part of the Pecten maximus chromosome 9, xPecMax1.1, whole genome shotgun sequence genome encodes these proteins:
- the LOC117334925 gene encoding uncharacterized protein LOC117334925, translated as MSYAYKGFEVFLAEKLEKMFSGMAGVLLPEVVTINNILYPSAEVLRGLQVYHPVCPFNISSVDDSKDPCRFSLVHLVNGRGMAIPERIMELQRTLILGIHIILIHSQMDLPQYDQLFPELTSAVSNRKCTEAQIRNGVQEILRIAAVNMVFSIFDSFSFDAFQKQNIFANDMLIADDITCNVFKVLQENLERSGLERVGILDPEIYESCFSDGLACPGHSVCWKAGDNVTEVTPNWFGRYSKFITSFHLGGNQLTALPPELFQEMSQLKVLDLHANYIDVLPDTLGLCKCLEELILEGNNLFDLPSTLDGCQELKRLNISSNRMEVLPPIITKLYNLTHLHARGLMLTSLPDNIGNLSKLIVLNLNENCLTKLPKLPRSFSMLHNLRELYLAGIGWIQNKANNFLSKTNFDAATGTIKRWLEGNDDKNQENDMFQYFDLDGSGTLDTQEISRANAVLYEVFPRFGYKGKSSPDDKTSSGFPEEILTLKNLRILDLQYQGIVHVPKGIENLKNLTTLQLNSNPHLLSVAAEAGRCPLQHLNISECPLLKTPPKEIRERGFATTHAYLKRLLTGSVDCKRTKLMLVGLGGAGKTSLVNSLLNTFKGESSLTETASVTDGIDICTWDVNYKGETVSYSVWDFAGQTIYYNTHQFFLSDRAVYLLLWNIRLGHEHAGLNFWLNSITVHAPKAPIFVVGTHTDQMTKMSLPMDEMKQNYHQIEGFHFVSSKNGNGISDLKEALFKVTLKQEYMGEKIPQAWLQLESNLAKKRVDLSVNVMDYKDIEAEALDVGIIDKVEVTQAIQFLHDLGMVQHFQNEYLKDRVVINPQWIVDVMACVVSVKQTIVKDGRLKHSDIFEVWKEYKDMASWLLKLTEEFDLTYPLEGEDCNIVPCLLPEKQPDFDWPEVKKKNKRRHQILETKLVYIFDYLPAGLFNRGQVRLYGISDQDVLIWKRGTFLKKNGQLALIQQIGDSELNVKVQGPQPDNLLFLLYEVFECLIKESFQGVTYECRIPCPDCVKQYSKSPHMFPASVVRRALEVKAPFLQCHKNFHSTTVLDLQGILAPDDNADYDIHMSQDIFSLQQIQEAMTVDIFISYCDKDAPKNRSKVIHPADVCTDLEREGYTCFFPQGKQLESREEMAKKVVHASVLLVFASNNYAANDVCCDVYKYAVNTIKKPTIIVAVGENFAWKQSATLGVFMSDVVFVNMINSKKDVYKTKFAELLTTLQKNEQLSLTRPETSNSCFISYSWVNSQTAVAMGSRSIPGAVGRGDPRKFKTFLESRGIRCWLDVEQVNVNDQLFARIAKGLSEARVMVACVSDEYAKSENCVKEMKFAMQLRLPIIIAVVGTGTDWLHTEIGLLATTYPKVNFQNSPNEETLQTLYQLIQDNMIPDPIKDIDTEDSKDESEENNEISYQEMYELAQRKLLRQVSNHASTHDIGNYPRLFVVDIEETSSSNVDRTLQYQVHTLCEYDQGWHSVTDPIVIGTEKRNADIEDLDMNNYGGLHSLPLSS; from the exons ATGTCATATGCTTACAAAGGATTTGAAGTGTTTCTTGCTGAAAAGTTGGAGAAGATGTTCTCAG GTATGGCTGGTGTACTGTTACCCGAGGTTGTAACTATCAACAACATACTGTATCCCAGTGCTGAGGTCCTGAGAGGACTCCAGGTCTACCATCCTGTTTGTCCCTTCAATATTTCCAGTGTCGATG ATAGTAAAGACCCATGTAGATTCAGCCTTGTACACTTGGTGAACGGACGAGGTATGGCAATACCTGAGAGGATAATGGAACTACAGCGAACCCTCATACTGGGTATACATATCATCCTCATACACTCACAG ATGGATCTACCACAGTATGACCAACTGTTTCCTGAGCTAACATCTGCAGTTTCTAACAGAAAATGCACAGAAGCTCAG ataagaAATGGAGTTCAGGAAATTCTCAGGATAGCTGCTGTCAACATGGTCTTTTCAATATTTGACTCTTTCAGCTTTGATGCCTTCCAGAAACAGAACATCTTTGCTAATGATATGTTGATAGCTgatgacattacatgt AatgtttttaaagttttgcAAGAGAATCTGGAAAGATCTGGTCTTGAACGAGTTGGAATTCTTGATCCGGAGATTTATGAATCCTGTTTCTCAGATGGATTGGCTTGTCCTGGACATAGTGTCTGCTGGAAAGCTGGTGATAACGTCACAGAGGTCACTCCAAACTGGTTTGGCAGATACTCCAAGTTCATCACCTCTTTCCATTTAGGTGGCAACCAGTTGACTGCCTTGCCACCAGAGTTATTTCAGGAAATGTCACAACTCAAAGTCCTTGACCTTCATGCCAACTATATAGATGTTCTACCAGACACTCTTGGACTTTGTAAGTGTTTGGAGGAACTTATCCTGGAAGGAAACAACCTGTTTGACCTTCCATCGACCTTGGATGGTTGTCAGGAGCTTAAACGTCTCAACATTAGTTCAAACAGGATGGAGGTGCTGCCACCTATCATCACTAAGCTGTACAATTTGACACATCTACATGCCAGGGGACTTATGTTGACTAGTCTACCTGATAATATTGGAAATCTCTCCAAACTGATTGTCCTCAACTTGAATGAAAATTGCCTTACAAAGCTTCCCAAACTTCCCAGAAGTTTTTCAATGTTACATAACCTGAGAGAACTGTATTTGGCTGGCATTGGTTGGATTCAGAACAAAGCTAATAACTTCCTGTCAAAAACAAACTTTGATGCAGCGACAGGCACTATAAAAAGATGGCTGGAAGGCAATGATGAT AAAAACCAGGAAAATGATATGTTTCAATACTTTGACCTGGATGGCAGTGGTACGTTAGACACCCAGGAAATATCACGGGCCAATGCTGTACTGTATGAGGTTTTCCCAAGGTTTGGGTATAAAGGGAAGTCTTCACCAG ATGACAAGACCTCCAGTGGTTTTCCAGAAGAAATATTGACCCTGAAAAACCTTCGTATCCTCGACTTACAATATCAGGGAATAGTCCATGTTCCAAAGGGCATCGAGAACTTAAAGAATCTGACCACACTACAGCTCAACAGTAATCCACATCTGTTGTCCGTGGCAGCCGAAGCTGGACGGTGTCCACTTCAAC atttgaatATCAGTGAATGTCCGTTGCTGAAAACCCCTCCAAAAGAGATCAGAGAGCGAGGATTTGCGACAACCCATGCCTACCTTAAACGTCTGCTGACAGGATCTGTGGACTGTAAACGTACAAAACTGATGTTGGTGGGTCTGGGAGGAGCTGGTAAAACCAG TTTGGTGAATTCTCTGTTGAATACCTTTAAAGGAGAATCCTCTCTGACAGAGACGGCATCTGTTACTGATG GTATTGACATCTGTACCTGGGATGTGAATTACAAGGGAGAGACAGTGTCCTACAGTGTGTGGGACTTCGCTGGCCAGACTATCTATTACAACACACATCAG TTTTTCCTGTCAGACCGAGCTGTGTACCTGTTGCTATGGAATATAAGACTTGGACATGAACATGCTGGTCTGAATTTCTGGCTCAACTCCATCACAGTTCACGCTCCTAAGGCTCCAATCTTTGTGGTCGGAACCCACACTGACCAG ATGACTAAGATGTCTTTGCCAATGGACGAAATGAAACAAAACTACCACCAGATAGAAGGGTTCCATTTCGTCAGCTCAAAGAATGGAAAT GGTATCTCTGATCTGAAGGAGGCCTTGTTTAAAGTGACTCTGAAACAGGAATACATGGGAGAAAAGATTCCACAGGCATGGCTTCAGTTGGAGTCCAATCTTGCAAA GAAAAGGGTTGATCTGTCTGTCAATGTAATGGATTACAAAGACATTGAGGCCGAGGCTTTGGACGTTGGAATCATTGACAAAGTCGAg GTGACCCAAGCAATCCAGTTCCTACACGACCTGGGAATGGTACAGCACTTCCAGAACGAATACCTCAAGGACCGTGTTGTGATCAATCCGCAGTGGATTGTGGATGTTATGGCATGTGTTGTTTCTGTCAAACAGACGATAGTCAAG GATGGCCGACTGAAGCATTCTGACATCTTTGAAGTGTGGAAGGAGTACAAAGACATGGCCAGCTGGCTACTAAAACTCACGGAGGAGTTTGACCTCACCTATCCCCTGGAGGGGGAGGACTGTAACATTGTCCCTTGTCTTCTGCCAGAGAAGCAGCCAGAT TTTGATTGGCCAGAAGTGAAGAAGAAGAACAAAAGGAGGCATCAAATTCTGGAGACAAAGTTGGTGTATATATTTGACTATCTCCCGGCTGGCCTCTTCAATCGAGGACAG GTGAGACTGTATGGAATCTCTGATCAGGATGTTTTGATTTGGAAGAGAGGCACTTTCCTGAAGAAGAATGGACAGTTAGCTTTGATACAACAGATCGG TGATTCCGAGCTCAATGTGAAGGTCCAGGGACCACAACCAGACAATCTCTTGTTCCTTTTATACGAGGTGTTTGAATGTCTGATCAAGGAATCTTTCCAGGGTGTCACTTATGAGTGCAGAATACCATGTCCAGACTGTGTAAAACAG TATTCCAAATCTCCACACATGTTCCCGGCGTCTGTGGTTCGCAGAGCCCTGGAAGTAAAGGCTCCATTCCTACAATGTCATAAGAATTTCCACTCCACAACTGTCCTTGACCTTCAAG GGATCCTGGCCCCAGACGACAATGCTGACTATGACATCCACATGTCTCAGGACATCTTCTCTCTTCAACAGATACAGGAAGCCATGACAGTTG ATATCTTCATCTCCTACTGTGATAAAGATGCACCCAAgaacaggtcaaaggtcatacaCCCAGCAGATGTTTGTACTGACCTTGAACGAGAAGGGTATACCtg CTTCTTCCCCCAAGGTAAGCAGCTTGAGTCTAGAGAAGAGATGGCAAAGAAGGTCGTGCATGCCTCGGTCCTACTGGTGTTTGCTTCCAACAATTATGCTGCAAATGATGTCTGTTGTGATGTGTACAAATATGCTGTGAACACCATAAAGAAGCCGACCATCATTGTCGCGGTGGGTGAGAACTTTGCATGGAAGCAGAGTGCCACTCTTGGCGTTTTTATGTCGGATGTG GTTTTTGTGAACATGATCAACTCTAAGAAGGATGTGTACAAAACCAAGTTTGCTGAACTGCTGACCACTCTACAAAAGAACGAGCAGCTGAGTCTGACGAGGCCGGAGACGTCCAACTCTTGCTTCATCAGTTACTCCTGGGTCAATTCTCAAACCGCAGTGGCAATGGGCTCAAG ATCTATACCTGGTGCTGTGGGTAGAGGTGATCCGCGGAAATTTAAAACTTTCCTGGAGAGTCGAGGTATTCGCTGCTGGCTGGATGTGGAGCAGGTCAATGTG AATGACCAGTTATTCGCGAGGATTGCCAAGGGTCTGTCTGAGGCCCGTGTCATGGTCGCCTGTGTGTCAGACGAGTATGCTAAGTCAGAAAACTGTGTAAAAGAGATGAAGTTCGCTATGCAGCTCAGACTGCCGATCATCATAGCTGTGGTTGGCACGGGAACAGACTGGCTCCACACAGAG attgGTCTTCTTGCTACAACCTATCCTAAAGTCAACTTTCAGAACAGTCCTAACGAGGAGACATTGCAGACCTTATATCAACTTATCCAGGACAATATGATACCTGATCCAATCAAGGATATCGACACCGAGGATAGTAAAGATGAGTCTGAGGAGAACAATGAGATCTCTTACCAG GAAATGTATGAGCTGGCTCAACGGAAATTATTAAGGCAGGTCTCCAATCACGCCAGTACACATGACATTGGAAACTACCCTCGTCTGTTTGTGGTAGATATTGAAGAAACATCCTCATCCA ATGTTGACAGAACTCTACAGTATCAGGTCCATACACTGTGTGAATATGATCAG GGCTGGCACAGTGTCACCGACCCTATTGTGATAGGTACTGAGAAG aGAAATGCAGACATTGAGGACTTGGATATGAATAACTATGGAGGACTTCACTCCCTACCTCTCTCGAGTTAA